From the genome of Glycine max cultivar Williams 82 chromosome 2, Glycine_max_v4.0, whole genome shotgun sequence, one region includes:
- the LOC102669374 gene encoding protein PMR5 → KKNILEKRSIKLGLIWYVQSYGVSISFYRAPYLDVDVVQGKRILRLEKVGENGDAWKRADVLSFKTGHWWSHQGSLQGWDYVELGGKYYPDMDGLAALESGMKTWANWVDNNIDRSKTRVFFQAISPTHYNPNEWNVGKTTVMTTKNCYDETAPISGTTYPGAYPEQMRVVDMVIREMRNPAYLLDITMLSALRKDGHPSIYSGEMSPLKRATDPNRADCCHWCLPGLPDTWNELFYTALFY, encoded by the exons aaaaaaaacattttagagaAGAGGTCTATAAAATTGGGTTTGATATGGTATGTGCAGAGCTATGGTGTGAGCATTTCATTTTACAGAGCTCCTTATTTGGATGTGGATGTGGTCCAAGGGAAGAGAATTCTGAGGCTGGAAAAGGTAGGTGAGAATGGTGACGCATGGAAGAGAGCTGATGTGCTGTCTTTCAAAACAGGGCATTGGTGGAGTCATCAAGGATCTCTTCAAGG GTGGGATTATGTAGAATTGGGAGGCAAGTACTACCCAGATATGGATGGCTTAGCAGCTTTGGAAAGTGGTATGAAAACATGGGCTAATTGGGTGGACAACAATATTGATAGAAGCAAAACCAGGGTGTTCTTTCAGGCAATTTCTCCCACACACTACAA CCCAAATGAATGGAATGTGGGTAAGACAACTGTGATGACAACAAAGAATTGCTATGATGAAACTGCCCCAATCAGTGGCACAACATACCCTGGAGCATACCCTGAACAGATGAGGGTTGTGGATATGGTCATAAGAGAAATGAGAAACCCTGCATATCTTTTGGACATCACAATGTTATCAGCATTGAGGAAGGATGGCCACCCTTCAATTTACAGTGGTGAAATGAGTCCTCTGAAGAGGGCTACTGACCCTAATCGAGCTGATTGCTGCCATTGGTGTCTTCCTGGATTGCCTGATACTTGGAATGAACTATTCTACACTGCTTTGTTCTACTAA